Proteins found in one Plasmodium gaboni strain SY75 chromosome 13, whole genome shotgun sequence genomic segment:
- a CDS encoding hypothetical protein (conserved Plasmodium protein, unknown function), which translates to MSNVIFNSLCWLVKENNKSILKKTKFRKDYSSTSLIKNKKATCVINNEDITNIIYHKNKYNNKYSSYHFLKCVNDKNKFQVKNNICGYNPLLNNTLENVYNEKYKQKWSVSLSYFCSFIMKKEYENTRNVKTPTNMNIDRYKYENINNIYTHKNRYIFTFNMKDKDNNKSGKKNMEENKKMQVDKEKNIDNNNNKNNIDNNNIYNNIDNNNIHNNNIDIPNFIKNDNLMTNDNLIKLKKKNINISDNNKKDLKKGQHFLKINYLKNMYFLLLSKRMKECLYNLKCKHSYRRLMKRIKKEKDKINNIFLKYQIKKGNIKINFNEHTYRKALMNMKKNIFTSLKRNRNKSIMDVYYEEKKKYKLRKQKLLELQTKIKNNSQIAHSSIKRFFKKYGYVGLGTYFFVFLLTFCTSYFFVHFKYISLADLKYVSEKMHLNKYIDDNLHKKIDSLWGELIFAYVASKITEPIRIIITILITPYIARAIKFKKKSRLL; encoded by the coding sequence ATGAGTAATgtaatttttaattcattatGTTGGCTAgttaaagaaaataataaaagcatattaaaaaaaacaaaatttaGAAAGGATTATAGTTCAACAtctttaataaaaaataagaagGCAACATGtgttataaataatgaagatattacaaatataatatatcataaaaataaatataataataaatatagtagttatcattttttaaaatgtgttaatgacaaaaataaatttcaagtaaaaaataatatttgtgGATATAACCCtcttttaaataatacTCTTGAGAATgtatataatgaaaaatataaacaaaaatgGTCTGTAAGTCTTTCCtatttttgttcttttattatgaaaaaagaatatgaaaataCAAGAAATGTAAAAACACCTACAAATATGAATATAgatagatataaatatgaaaatataaataatatatatacacataaaaatagatatatttttaccTTCAATATGAAAGATAAAGACAATAACAAGAGTGGaaagaaaaatatggaagaaaacaaaaaaatgCAAGTAGATaaagagaaaaatatagataataataataataaaaataatattgataataataatatttataataatattgataataataatattcataataataatatagatattccaaactttataaaaaatgataatttaatGACAAATGATAActtaataaaattaaagaagaagaatataaatatttcagataataataagaaagatttaaaaaaaggacaacattttttaaaaataaattatttaaaaaatatgtattttttacttttaaGTAAAAGAATGAAAgaatgtttatataatttaaaatgtAAACATAGTTATAGAAGATtaatgaaaagaataaagaaagaaaaagataaaataaataatatttttttaaaatatcaaataaaaaaaggaaatataaaaattaattttaatgaaCATACATATAGAAAAGCTTTAATgaatatgaaaaagaatatatttacatcTTTAAAGCGTAATAGAAATAAATCTATAATGGATGTATattatgaagaaaaaaaaaaatataaattaagaaaacaaaaattattagaattacaaacaaaaattaaaaataattcacAAATTGCACATTCAAGTATTAAAagattttttaaaaaatatggataTGTAGGGTTAGGaacttatttttttgttttcttaTTAACTTTCTGTACatcttatttttttgtacatttcaaatatatttctttagCAGATCTTAAATATGTATCAGAAAAAATGCACttgaataaatatatagatgataatttacataaaaaaatagatTCCTTATGGGGAGAATTAATCTTTGCTTATGTAGCTTCAAAAATTACTGAGCCAATCAGAATTATAATAACTATTCTTATTACACCTTATATAGCAAGAGCTATCaaatttaagaaaaaaagtAGGCTCctttga
- a CDS encoding hypothetical protein (conserved Plasmodium protein, unknown function), which yields MNHNKINSHISVKDDGMKNPETHNKYGIYKCNNEQTYKTYDDKDTPNYINNFYDCLDTFCDNVGGKNEFEKNKVIMKSGITNVHKNYDNTFNKNRNSVISTNNRNSAYRNETINKHYISNSVPKYFNNNLLIDESIFKTQDKDNNEHIRNIRNTSYSEIKYPNYNYSRRDTEPKYRMSNERIYSYNNDNYINPHLKDIYCNISNSPRNNRDMHLQIRDENCRYVEKFYTNTSYQIKNGKEKDAYNNNYNNNNNNNNNNNNNNNVGYYNYHVYNKGLNFYEESINNNNQLKQYSNIHSLKSIDGDHYSHLKCTSKSFNDNRNMNNYQDQNKHHNNSYDATRKEGSEKQYHLYQKENIIPFIENKHIINDPIIKIHEKDITNYQNIEYLENNEHIRSIYKGRSIPGENMMFEFDKIIEKKINISYTHHEYIVTNKNKPIEYNKDDFYFCKDKENSENIMKCDIKIMKERDVTHNINDTSINPEQKKTFIRLQNDNNLYNEYDNYDNDINMFINKIYKNNMYHNERRHRFSEYQIYKNSNVMYLNKSDNKQKLMENINCNYENFNSKNNASLLPVQENRKYDNGFYMNSQKYMKNIIKEPAQSEGSFCSYQKDYQNNNNGNKASTIKELYINMKQICKDDYDVNEKKKKNQERKECNVNYFPYKTSAYEDKTNNTTMNMLKKVRTYSHTSSNHFLNNSYVNKNIQTTFQDYKQNVDHNSCGYIVQNVEDDYMSKLNNLSPRKEKMNMEHLKKKKEQHNSMLSSEKNCCFIDNNNETNYNRVSLLKNIDKEKEIDNISKNLIQDRNNNSSLEYHNLKQNGNDRIPKGKDNICDISDIYNKNIYINENEFDEFVEIYDNINKDIHKSKENKNFDMYDTNNKHIKNEEDEFLEIYHNTKGMENMEMDEFLEITNKSKKTKESNSHVDEFVEIINKNKKTKESNSHVDEFVEIINKNKNINENNSHVDEFVEIINKNKNINENNSHVDEFVEITNKNKNINQNDAHVDEFFEIIESTQKMKNNEIELDEFFEIIESTQNMNNNEIELDEFFEIVDKTKNVNNNKDVPVYINLEKHTKDDNINKNSFMNNIPIENVLEKEANINIDFVREEEKDTIKSFSRNYTYNTNAFSNEENDINLLHFYDAYETTKGDNKQYKSFMYASGKEVIINKDILKEMKEKLFEDDKDTNYSSDENNKGDNKYNKELTEKIVEKDINLYMDRINEEKDILKPFPRNFTCNTNVSSNEEAIINLSELCDIKEKVKIANEQNRSFTYASGKAIHINQDKLKEMHEKLFNDDVYSDNNNNNNNISYEKYVKKKNKELNTPFIYTPGKDVNVNKDIKTDMEEKIFDDDTNDSYEENMNIDNKELNTSFTYASGKAININKDKLKEMKQKLFDDDDYNNNSCEEYKNEKNNNSLYTSFTYASGKEVNINKDKLKEMKQKLFDDNDDYNNYANEQNKNDHNKQINTSFTYASGKEANINKDKLKEMRHKLFDEDDDYNNYASEQKIRSSKKNILYASHDSEKSRKVIEDKILIENEREHIDDNKNGHEKNIEQKCVGSLSCEDRNKGSEDGDMKKSKEQELYELDKYDDYINKKEELNKDDKNFRLLDKSTLQMNKKRKIKFDNISKSKRDFINPRQRKQIKILEEEKNMNIYNKNNNTNNNNKSKKLNLNINVRNYLKLIKENLLNISIKKNIKDCKLTNTFIYINENKTPFHFHWFKDDYLYFYKNKETEEYYICDINILYELFILTLKEMNLFDIYDFNWFYKKYKLISTSMNRTYRKNLKENYKSIKKEIINKIVRNNHCYKEAHKGIHNNLHKILVPKGYKERIYLNNEEERKNDDNTCKESNNYGIENDEFIDIKNLDKIKLNGENDFMDNLNKMEYKELKKKNYMKMIIKSIDETESPCPLKFMYKLLKRYLEEKNKKKSILQLLKDRSVSSKISMNLRVEEIIIEEKKKIIKNNNNKEHNNSFNDDIYDGDIYNYDNHNIVLILSDNFDYIHCYVKDSYLKNFIISEKIRKGNILKINALDIYNNNMEEGKENHGINKIYFLLSSNDLIEIDKKDQLKIGFTKYKAKKIRCIQDFGSTCFFIDAIMISKSDFSYGFYDQVKKKYYLLNRNIYEKLIYNLKNEITKMFHEENFKENSEYIRMKNELTMFLEATPFCTIQAIDYSSLEGIKDTDSYEDKIGYLINSLCQIKMFKIDEGTYESLRKGSRIQLFNVFVQKSSNNNKFNQFLDDHVLDDFLFNTFNGKINGDDIKRALNYDMFESRFLKDITKRNNDDIIYDKKYIECIHTSVLKKKHYTPIVFQALHSTYINIDDRYKSKLFEQLEDVLKLQNYMQLKTDDSIVTKETKETKETKEMKKKVYPSFIYTNIYKIPVLSSVHFHIFKNYIKENNSESKIYFDLIQGNLYYISGVVIHYTDIEIKDIIDFKYAQEKKKLLNYKIFLLTSNGHLCCVNVSMTCPDFLISSCKKDYENKEREILKKMIHVYCVEKKKNNEVEINNSNKKRNETNTYKSNNIHKNHKDLFNYLYKTENTNYEEGSSSKYDINFKNFDMVLFFKDIEFINYDDKNDIFNFRSYTHPHFDSLKMYSNEFIKMKGNMEDLIKLNYLTFEKNKIVIKLEDRCKIKVDKNNISSMHFLYLLIYSKCKSIELTGVCVENNYLSIFLKNIWNIFVP from the exons atgaatcataataaaattaattcTCATATATCTGTAAAAGATGATGGGATGAAAAACCCTGAAACCCATAATAAATATGggatatataaatgtaacAATGAACAAACTTATAAAACATATGATGATAAAGATACTCctaattatataaataatttttatgattGTTTAGATACTTTCTGTGATAATGTAGGAGGTAAAAATGAGTTTGAAAAAAACAAAGTCATAATGAAAAGTGGTATTACAAATgtacataaaaattatgataacacatttaataaaaataggAATAGTGTAATATCCACAAATAATAGAAACAGTGCATATAGAAATGAAACAATCAataaacattatatatCAAACAGTGTTCctaaatattttaataataactTATTAATTGATGAAAGTATATTTAAAACTCAAGATAAAGATAACAATGAACATATTAGAAATATTCGGAATACATCTTATAgtgaaataaaatatccAAATTATAATTACTCAAGAAGAGATACAGAACCAAAATATCGTATGTCCAATGAAAGgatatattcatataataacGATAATTACATTAATCCTCatttaaaagatatttaTTGTAATATAAGTAATTCTCCCCGTAATAATAGAGATATGCATTTACAAATAAGAGATGAAAATTGTAGATATGTTGAAAAGTTTTATACAAATACAAGttatcaaataaaaaatggCAAAGAAAAGGAtgcatataataataattacaataataataataacaacaacaacaacaataacaataataataatgttggttattataattatcatgTTTATAACAAGGGTcttaatttttatgaagaatccataaataataataaccAGTTAAAACAGTATAGTAATATACATTCCTTAAAAAGTATAGATGGTGATCATTATTCCCATCTGAAGTGCACTTCAAAAAGTTTTAATGATAATAGAAATATGAACAATTATCAAGATCAAAATAAAcatcataataattcttATGATGCTACAAGAAAGGAAGGTAGTGAAAAGCAGTATCATCTGTATcaaaaggaaaatataattccttttatagaaaataaacatattataaatgatccaattattaaaatacatgaaaaagatataacaaattatcaaaatatagaatatcttgaaaataatgaacatattagaagtatatataaaggGAGAAGTATTCCTGGTGAAAATATGATGTTCGAATTTGATAAgataatagaaaaaaagaTTAACATTTCATATACTCATCATGAATATATTgtaacaaataaaaataaaccTATTGAATACAACAAAGATGATTTCTATTTTTGTaaagataaagaaaatagtgaaaatataatgaaatgtgatataaaaataatgaaggAACGCGATGTtacacataatataaatgatacTTCAATAAATCctgaacaaaaaaaaacattCATTAGACTTCagaatgataataatttatataatgaatatgataattatgataatgatataaacatgttcataaataaaatttataaaaataatatgtacCATAATGAAAGGAGGCATAGATTTAGTGAATATCAAATTTATAAGAATTCGAACGTAAtgtatttaaataaaagtgataataaacaaaagctaatggaaaatataaattgtaattatgaaaattttaattcaaaaaataatgcAAGTTTATTACCTGTTCAGgaaaatagaaaatatgataatggattttatatgaacagtcagaaatatatgaaaaatattataaaagaacCTGCACAGTCAGAAGGTTCATTTTGTTCTTACCAGAAAgattatcaaaataataataatggaAATAAAGCTAGTACAattaaagaattatatattaacatgAAACAAATATGTAAAGATGATTATGATgtaaatgaaaaaaaaaaaaaaaatcaagAAAGGAAAGAATGTAATGTTAATTATTTTCCATATAAAACAAGTGCATATGAAgataaaacaaataatacCACAATGaatatgttaaaaaaagTAAGAACATATAGTCATACATCTTcaaatcattttttaaataattcttatgtaaataagaatatacAAACTACTTTTCAAGattataaacaaaatgTTGATCATAATTCATGTGGATATATTGTGCAAAATGTGGAAGACGATTATATGAGCAAGTTAAATAATTTGTCACCAaggaaagaaaaaatgaatatggaacatttaaaaaaaaaaaaggagCAACATAATAGTATGCTTTCTTCAGAAAAAAATTGTTGTTttatagataataataatgaaacaaattataataGAGTATCgcttttaaaaaatattgataaagaaaaagaaatagaTAATATTTCGAAGAATTTAATACAAGAcagaaataataattcttcttTGGAATATCATAATTTGAAACAAAATGGAAACGATAGGATTCCAAAAGGGaaagataatatatgtgatatttcagatatttataataaaaatatatatataaatgaaaatgaatttGACGAATTTGTAGAAatttatgataatattaataaagaCATCCATAAATCGAAGgagaataaaaattttgatatgtatgatacaaataataagcatataaaaaatgaagaagatgaaTTTTTAGAAATTTATCATAATACAAAAGGTATGGAAAATATGGAGATGGATGAATTTTTAGAAATCACAAATAAGAGTAAGAAAACAAAAGAAAGTAATTCTCACGTTGATGAGTTTGTAGAAATcataaataagaataagAAAACAAAAGAAAGTAATTCTCACGTTGATGAATTTGTAGAAATcataaataagaataagaacataaatgaaaataattctCACGTTGATGAATTTGTAGAAATcataaataagaataagaacataaatgaaaataattctCACGTTGATGAATTTGTAGAAATCACAAATAAgaataagaatataaatcaaaatGATGCTCATGTTGATGaattttttgaaattaTTGAAAGTACACAaaagatgaaaaataatgaaatcGAATTAGATGaattttttgaaattaTTGAAAGCACAcaaaatatgaacaataaTGAAATCGAGTTAGATGAATTTTTTGAAATTGTTGATAAAACgaaaaatgtaaataataataaagatgtaccagtatatataaatttagAGAAGCATACTaaagatgataatataaataaaaatagttTTATGAACAATATACCCATTGAAAATGTTTTAGAAAAGGAAGCCAATATAAATATCGATTTTGTAAgagaagaagaaaaagatacAATAAAATCATTTTCTAGGAATTATACTTATAATACCAATGCTTTTTCgaatgaagaaaatgatataaatttattacaCTTTTATGATGCATATGAAACAACAAAAGGAGATAACaaacaatataaatcatttatGTATGCGTCAGGAAAAGAagttattataaataaagatatattaaaagaaatgaaaGAAAAGTTATTCGAAGACGATAAGGATACTAATTATTCATctgatgaaaataataaaggagataataaatacaataAAGAATTAACTGAAAAAATTGTAGAAAAGGATATCAACTTATATATGGATCGTATAAATGAGgaaaaagatatattaaaacCATTTCCTAGAAATTTCACATGTAATACAAATGTATCTTCAAATGAGGAAGCTATAATAAACTTATCTGAGTTATGTGATATTAAAGAAAAGGTAAAGATAGCAAATGAACAAAACAGATCTTTTACCTATGCATCTGGCAAGGCTATTCATATAAATCAAGATAAATTGAAAGAGATGCATGAAAAATTGTTTAATGATGATGTTTATTcagataataataataataataataatatttcatatgaaaaatatgtGAAGAAGAAGAACAAAGAATTGAATACACCTTTTATATACACACCAGGGAAAGATGTTAATGTAAATAAGGACATAAAAACAGACAtggaagaaaaaatatttgatGATGATACTAATGATTcatatgaagaaaatatgaacattgataataaagaattaaataCTTCTTTCACATATGCGTCAGGAAAGGCgattaatataaataaggACAAACTAAAGGAAATGAAACAGAAACTGTTTGACGatgatgattataataataattcatgtgaagaatataaaaacgaaaaaaataataactCATTATATACATCTTTTACATATGCATCAGGAAAGGAGgttaatataaataaagataaattAAAGGAGATGAAACAGAAATTATTTGACGACAatgatgattataataattatgccaatgaacaaaataagaatgatcataataaacaaataaatacatCATTCACGTATGCATCAGGAAAGGAGGctaatataaataaagataaattaaaagaGATGAGACACAAATTGTTTGACGAGGatgatgattataataattatgcGAGTGAACAAAAGATAAGGtcatcaaaaaaaaatatattatatgcTTCACATGATTCCGAGAAAAGTAGAAAAGTAATAgaagataaaatattaatagaaAACGAAAGGGAACATattgatgataataaaaatggtcatgaaaaaaatatagaacAAAAATGTGTAGGAAGTTTATCATGTGAGGATAGAAATAAAGGTTCAGAAGATGGGGATATGAAAAAATCGAAAGAACAGGAATTATACGAATTAGACAAATATgatgattatataaataaaaaagaagaattaaataaagatgataaaaattttaGATTGTTAGATAAGTCTACTTTACAGATGAATAAAAAGAGAAAGATAAaatttgataatatttcaaaatCTAAAAGAGACTTTATAAATCCAAGGCAAAGGAAACAAATAAAGATATTGgaagaagaaaagaatatgaatatttataataaaaataataatacaaataataacaataaaagTAAGAAATTAAACTTGAATATTAATGtaagaaattatttaaagttaataaaagagaatcttttaaatatatcaataaaaaaaaatataaaagattGTAAGTTGACAAATacattcatatatataaatgaaaataagactccttttcattttcattgGTTCAAGGACGAttacttatatttttataagaataaagAAACTGAggaatattatatatgcgatataaatatactttatgaattattcatattgACATTGAAAGAAATGaatttatttgatatatatgattttaattggttttacaaaaaatataagttGATTAGTACATCTATGAATCGTACATATAGAAAGAATTTAAAGGAGAATTATAAAAGCATAAAGAAGGAgattattaataaaattgtAAGGAATAATCATTGTTATAAAGAAGCTCATAAAGgtatacataataatttgCATAAAATTTTGGTACCAAAAGGATATAAGGaaagaatatatttgaataatgaagaagagagaaaaaatgatgataacACATGTAAAGAGTCAAATAATTATGGAATAGAAAATGATGAAtttatagatataaaaaatttagaTAAGATAAAATTGAATGGAGAAAATGATTTTATGGATAATCTAAATAAAATGgaatataaagaattaaaaaaaaagaattatatgaaaatgataattaaAAGTATTGATGAAACAGAATCACCTTGTCCTTTGAaatttatgtataaattattaaaaagatatttagaagaaaagaataagaaaaaaagtATTTTACAATTACTAAAGGATAGATCAGTATCTTCTAAAATATCTATGAATTTAAGAGTTgaagaaattataatagaagaaaaaaaaaaaataataaaaaataataacaataaagaacataataatagttttaatgatgatatatatgatgGTGATATctataattatgataacCATAACATTGTCTTAATTTTAAGTGACAATTTTGATTATATACATTGTTATGTAAAAGATtcttatttaaaaaatttcataatatctgaaaaaataagaaaGGGGAATATACTAAAAATTAACGCtttagatatatataacaataatatggaagaaggaaaagaaaatcatggtataaataaaatatattttcttttatctAGTAATGATTTAATTGAAATAGATAAAAAGGATCAACTAAAAATTGGGTtcacaaaatataaagCTAAAAAGATACGATGTATCCAAGATTTTGGTAGTActtgtttttttatagatGCTATAATGATAAGTAAAAGTGATTTTTCATATGGATTTTATGATcaagtaaaaaaaaaatattatcttttaaatagaaatatttatgaaaaGCTCATATACAATTTAAAGAATGAAATAACCAAAATGTTTCATGAGGaaaattttaaagaaaatagtgaatatattagaatgaaaaatgaattaaCAATGTTTCTTGAGGCAACACCATTTTGCACAATACAAGCTATTGATTATTCTTCCTTAGAGGGGATAAAGGATACGGATTCTTATGAGGACAAAATAGGATATTTGATCAATTCGTTATgtcaaataaaaatgttcaag ATTGATGAGGGAACCTATGAAAGTCTAAGGAAAGGAAGCCGAATACAATTATTCAATGTTTTCGTTCAAAAATcaagtaataataataaatttaatcAATTTTTGGATGACCATGTTTTAGAtgattttctttttaatacattCAATGGAAAGATAAATGGGgatgatataaaaagaGCTTTAAATTATGATATGTTTGAATCTCgttttttaaaagatattacaaaaagaaataatgatgatattatatatgataaaaaatatatagaatgtatacatacatctgttttaaaaaagaaacattATACACCTATAGTATTTCAAGCTCTTCAttcaacatatataaatatagatgACAGATATAAAAGTAAGTTATTTGAACAGCTAGAAGATGTTTTGAAAttacaaaattatatgcAATTAAAAACAGATGATAGTATAGTAACAAAAGAAACAAAAGAAACAAAAGAAACAAAAgaaatgaagaaaaaagtatatccatcatttatatatactaatatatataaaataccAGTATTATCAAGTGTacattttcatatattcaaaaattatatcaaagaaaataatagtgaaagcaaaatatattttgatttaaTACAAGgaaatttatattatatatctgGTGTTGTTATACATTATACGGATATTGAAATTAAG GATATTATTGATTTCAAATATGCACAAGAGAAGAAAAAACTTTTAAActataaaatatttctgTTGACTTCTAATGGACATTTGTGTTGCGTAAATGTATCCATGACATGTCCAGATTTTTTAATATCCTCATGTAAAAAGGATTATGAAAACAAGGAAAGGgaaatattgaaaaaaatgatacaTGTGTATTGTGtagagaaaaaaaaaaataatgaggttgaaataaataattcaaataaaaaaagaaacgAAACGAATACTTATAAGAGcaataatattcataagAATCATAAGgatttatttaattatttatataaaacagAGAATACAAATTATGAAGAAGGTTCCTCCTctaaatatgatataaatttcaaaaattttgatatggttttattttttaaagatattgagtttataaattatgatGACAAAAATGACATTTTTAACTTTAGGTCATACACTCATCcg CATTTTGACAGCTTAAAAATGTATTCAAAtgaatttattaaaatgaaaGGGAACATGGAAGATTTAATAAAACTAAATTATTTGACctttgaaaaaaataaaattgtaATTAAACTAGAAGATCGttgtaaaataaaagtggataaaaataatatatcgtctatgcattttttatatttgttaatTTATTCGAAATGTAAATCTATTGAATTAACTGGAGTATGTgtagaaaataattatttatccatatttttaaaaaacatatggaatatatttgttccataa
- a CDS encoding hypothetical protein (conserved Plasmodium protein, unknown function), which yields MSLKNKMQVNDLNKTVFKENYKMKRNAKDVELMETIENLSDDIGSNNFSYDSNESSKIHNRKNNDKSIDMNKKDNIKNNNKQKNVPNYNKNRPEYYSNVPQIYETYDTMPKDEGEVRSSDNSGDEENNFLANTIAIVYIIIAIVIILHLFLNEEHVVIKTISLLKLKFVDLIKSIPMFKNVMRTVSITNTKINGFLDMVISHSNILKPYMEALKELNTEFSILFIILILMLFFGTFVLHIVYSIITMKSEKDMYEKNSVVYVTNKMTTDEYEDRSFTYSELSKLHDDKDYICLKNKRAGEGMESWNWQMRKNKYNVYDKDICSDIELTDIDN from the exons atgtcactaaaaaacaaaatgcAAGTGAATGATCTAAATAAGACAgtttttaaagaaaattacaaaatgaaaaggaATGCCAAAGACGTAGAACTAATGGAAACTATAGAAAATTTGAGTGATGATATAGGAtctaataatttttcttatgATAGTAATGAAAGTTCAAAAATACATAATAGgaaaaataatgataaaagTATTGATATGAAcaaaaaagataatataaaaaataataataaacaaaaaaatgttcctaattataataaaaatagacCAGAATATTATTCTAATGTACCTCAAATATATGAAACATATGATACCATGCCAAAAGATGAAGGTGAAGTAAGATCTTCAGATAACAGTGGggatgaagaaaataattttcttGCTAATACTATAGCTATTgtgtatattattatagCAATAG TCATCATCTTACACTTGTTTTTGAACGAAGAGCATGTCGTAATAAAAACCATTAGcttattaaaattaaagtTTGTTGATTTAATAAAGAGCATACCAATGTTCAAAAATGTTATGAGAACTGTCTCTATAACA AATACCAAAATTAACGGTTTCCTAGATATGGTGATTAGTCAttcaaatattttgaaaCCCTATATGGAAGCTTTAAAAGAACTTAATACCGaattttctatattatttatcatattaatattaatgttaTTCTTTGGAACATTTGTACTTCATATAGTTTATAGTATCATCACGATGAAGAGTGAAAAAGACATGTACGAAAAAAACAGTGTAGTTTATGTAACTAACAAAATGACAACAGACGAATATGAAGATAGATCTTTTACTTATAGTGAACTTTCTAAATTACATGATGATAAAgattatatttgtttaaaaaataaaagagCAGGTGAAGGTATGGAATCATGGAATTGGCaaatgagaaaaaataaatataatgtataCGATAAAGACATTTGCAGTGATATTGAACTTACAGATATAgataattaa